Proteins from a single region of Acidimicrobiales bacterium:
- a CDS encoding acyl-CoA dehydrogenase family protein → MNVRFSAEDESFRKEVREWLADHVVGEVAALGARGGPGHEHEGFDVRAAWERTLGQAGWIGLGWPPEQGGRGASLVQQVIFEEEYLRAGAPARVGIVGEGLLGPTLIAFGTAEQQRRFLPPILSGEELWCQGYSEPDAGSDLANVKTRASLDGDEWVIHGQKVWTSLATWSDWCFVVCRTDPTAPKHRGLSYLLCPMRQPGIDVRPIVQLTGTSEFNEVFFDGARTAGANVVGEVNAGWRVAMGTLGFERGVSTIARQVAFEGELAAVIDAARARGVTADAVTRQRLARAWIGLRVMRLNSLRTLALSEHGTAGAEASIAKLYWASWHRALGELAMDVLGPAAEVARALPYDLTDTQRSFLFSRADTIYGGSNQIQRNIIGERVLGLPPEPKPAREAGSSGQPAREAGSSGQREGR, encoded by the coding sequence GTGAACGTTCGCTTCAGCGCCGAGGACGAGTCCTTCCGCAAAGAGGTCCGGGAGTGGCTGGCCGACCACGTCGTGGGCGAGGTGGCAGCGCTCGGGGCCCGCGGCGGCCCGGGCCACGAGCACGAGGGCTTCGACGTCAGGGCGGCCTGGGAGCGCACCCTGGGCCAGGCGGGCTGGATCGGGCTCGGGTGGCCGCCCGAGCAGGGCGGGCGCGGCGCCAGCCTGGTGCAGCAGGTCATCTTCGAGGAGGAGTACCTGCGGGCGGGGGCACCCGCCCGGGTGGGCATCGTGGGCGAGGGCCTCCTGGGCCCGACCCTGATCGCCTTCGGCACCGCCGAGCAGCAGCGGCGCTTCCTGCCTCCGATCCTGTCGGGCGAGGAGCTGTGGTGCCAGGGCTACTCGGAGCCGGACGCGGGCTCGGATCTGGCCAACGTCAAGACCAGGGCGTCGCTCGACGGGGACGAGTGGGTCATACACGGGCAGAAGGTCTGGACGTCCCTGGCCACCTGGTCCGACTGGTGCTTCGTCGTGTGCCGGACCGACCCCACCGCTCCGAAGCACCGGGGGCTCTCCTACCTTCTGTGCCCCATGCGCCAGCCCGGCATCGACGTGCGGCCCATCGTCCAGCTCACCGGCACCTCGGAGTTCAACGAGGTCTTCTTCGACGGCGCCCGCACGGCGGGCGCCAACGTCGTGGGCGAGGTCAACGCCGGTTGGCGTGTCGCCATGGGAACGCTCGGCTTCGAGCGGGGTGTCTCGACCATCGCCCGGCAGGTGGCCTTCGAGGGGGAGCTGGCGGCGGTGATCGACGCGGCGCGAGCCCGGGGTGTCACGGCAGACGCCGTCACCCGGCAGCGGCTGGCGCGGGCCTGGATCGGCTTGCGCGTCATGCGGCTCAACTCGCTGCGCACCCTCGCGCTCTCCGAGCACGGCACGGCCGGAGCCGAGGCGTCGATCGCCAAGCTCTACTGGGCCAGCTGGCACCGGGCGCTCGGGGAGCTGGCGATGGACGTGCTGGGTCCTGCGGCCGAAGTGGCGAGGGCGCTTCCCTACGATCTCACTGACACCCAGCGGAGCTTTCTGTTCAGCCGGGCCGACACCATCTACGGCGGTTCGAACCAGATCCAGCGCAACATCATCGGCGAGCGGGTCCTGGGGCTGCCGCCCGAGCCGAAGCCGGCCCGGGAGGCCGGCTCGAGTGGACAGCCGGCCCGGGAGGCCGGCTCGAGCGGACAGCGGGAGGGGCGTTGA
- a CDS encoding SDR family oxidoreductase, with amino-acid sequence MASGLSGVPAYPKGHQLLEGRTVLVTAAAGTGIGLATARRCAEEGAFVVVSDRHERRLQEAAEELEPIMGTRPPAVACDVTSEADVQRLFDTAVEAAGHLDVLVNNAGLGGTANLVDMTDDQWGAVLDVTLNGTFRCTRAGLRHMVARRSGAIVNNASVIGWRAQVGQAHYAAAKAGVMALTRCAALEAAPAGVRVNAVSPSLATHPFLTKVMAEDVLDELTTREAYGRGAEPWEVANVIVFLASDYAGYMTGEVVSVSSQHP; translated from the coding sequence ATGGCATCGGGGCTGTCGGGCGTACCCGCGTATCCCAAGGGCCACCAGCTGCTGGAGGGACGGACCGTCCTGGTCACGGCGGCGGCGGGGACCGGCATCGGCTTGGCCACCGCCCGGCGCTGTGCCGAGGAGGGTGCCTTCGTCGTCGTGAGCGACCGCCACGAGCGGCGGCTGCAGGAAGCGGCCGAGGAGCTGGAGCCCATCATGGGCACGCGGCCTCCGGCGGTGGCGTGCGACGTCACCAGCGAGGCCGACGTGCAGCGGCTCTTCGACACGGCGGTGGAGGCGGCCGGCCACCTCGACGTGCTGGTCAACAACGCCGGGCTGGGCGGCACCGCGAACCTGGTCGACATGACCGACGATCAGTGGGGAGCGGTGCTGGACGTGACCTTGAACGGGACCTTCCGCTGCACCCGTGCCGGCCTGCGCCACATGGTGGCGCGTAGGTCGGGCGCCATCGTCAACAACGCCTCGGTCATCGGCTGGCGGGCCCAGGTGGGCCAGGCCCACTACGCGGCGGCCAAGGCCGGGGTCATGGCCCTGACCCGGTGCGCGGCCCTGGAGGCGGCGCCGGCTGGGGTGCGGGTGAACGCCGTGTCGCCGAGCCTGGCCACGCACCCCTTCCTCACCAAGGTCATGGCCGAGGACGTGCTCGACGAGCTCACCACGCGGGAGGCCTACGGGCGGGGCGCCGAGCCGTGGGAGGTCGCCAACGTCATCGTCTTCCTGGCCAGCGACTACGCCGGGTACATGACCGGCGAGGTCGTCTCGGTGAGCAGCCAGCACCCCTAG